The Candidatus Hydrogenedentota bacterium genomic interval GTTATGAAGTCAGCGGATCCGATACACAGGCGTCGGGCATCACCACGCGTTTACAACGCTACGGCCTTGATTTTAAAGAAGGTCATGACCCGTCACACGTGGGCGATGCGGGTATCGTTGTCATGTCCGCCGCCATTCCAGCAGATAATGTTGAGATTGTCCATGCCCGGGAACGGGGCATCCCCGTGATCCATCGCAGCGATCTCTTAGCCGATTTGATGCGTCTTAAACCCAATGCGGTGGTCGTTGGCGGGACCCACGGCAAGACCACAACGACCTCCATGATCAGTGCTTTTCTCGATGGCGCCAATCTCGGCGCGACCACCATTGTAGGCGGTATCCTTCAACGGAGCGGCACCAATGCGCGTTGGGGTACGGGCGACTATTTGGTGGCGGAAGCCGATGAACATGACGGCTCCTTTTTACGCTTACATCCCACCATCGCCGTGGTCACAAATATTGATGCCGAGCATTTGGAATACTATGGAACCATTGACCGCATCAAGCGCGCCTTTGTTGACTTTTGCAATACGACGCCTTTCTACGGCTACTCCATCCTTTGCGGCGACGATGCCCATTGTCGGGATATCCTTCCTGAAATCGAGAGTGTCACGCTGACCTACGGACTGGGCGATGATGTTTCGTTGCAGGCTGTACGCGTGCAGCGCAGCGGCCATGACGGGCAGCGTTCCTACGGTCATCGCTTGGCAGATATGAAGACGAGTTTTGAAGTGG includes:
- a CDS encoding UDP-N-acetylmuramate--L-alanine ligase, with the protein product MNGLRRKVHFVGVGGIGMSGLAEILLNLGYEVSGSDTQASGITTRLQRYGLDFKEGHDPSHVGDAGIVVMSAAIPADNVEIVHARERGIPVIHRSDLLADLMRLKPNAVVVGGTHGKTTTTSMISAFLDGANLGATTIVGGILQRSGTNARWGTGDYLVAEADEHDGSFLRLHPTIAVVTNIDAEHLEYYGTIDRIKRAFVDFCNTTPFYGYSILCGDDAHCRDILPEIESVTLTYGLGDDVSLQAVRVQRSGHDGQRSYGHRLADMKTSFEVVCHDARLAPVGALGSLEVNTIGEHNIQNALGACAVGLCLGIRFPTIADGLRSFGGVRRRMQLCGEEKGVVVIEDYAHHPTEITHTLEASRWMDAKRIICVFQPHLYSRTKFFCDEFAAALALADRTLVTDIYPSREAPMPGVDAGLIVDAAHKLGARHVELVGAMEGIPELLVPDLESGDVVLILGAGNINRIAQPLLSHLKST